In Pseudovibrio brasiliensis, one DNA window encodes the following:
- the nrfD gene encoding NrfD/PsrC family molybdoenzyme membrane anchor subunit, with translation MPAVDLMSFDHEAVWRPWAVAYFLLVGTGAGAALLLAYSRLVRVAEAKGALIVAASFALASGLPLLADLHQPARFMHFYLSSAPGSIMWWGSWFLPLFIGTTLLLAFMTGRRGNAPMCAGERTLTMIVGALALCILGYTAGEMSVVAARPVWNTLGFPVVLILTALMSGAGATLAIDSLNGEKGEGRYMLVVTGAATLVAFGLWMLTDASLSTLAADYAPVGLLGEFIIAGVVVPVALAVSAKTSLLLRGVSGALAVFGALAFRWPTFNGAQLMSKTETAFYGHEAALSQDALRTLAGSAGLLILSLIFVTLLINLLAVRASKQTQA, from the coding sequence ATGCCTGCTGTTGATCTGATGTCTTTTGATCATGAAGCCGTCTGGCGGCCCTGGGCGGTCGCTTACTTCCTGCTGGTGGGAACAGGCGCAGGGGCTGCCTTGCTGCTGGCGTACTCCCGTCTTGTGCGCGTTGCAGAAGCAAAAGGCGCTTTGATTGTCGCCGCCAGTTTTGCGCTGGCTTCTGGCTTGCCACTGCTGGCGGACTTGCACCAGCCCGCACGTTTTATGCACTTCTACCTCAGCTCTGCACCTGGTTCCATCATGTGGTGGGGCAGCTGGTTCCTGCCGCTGTTCATTGGCACTACACTTCTGCTGGCGTTCATGACAGGCCGCCGTGGTAATGCACCCATGTGCGCAGGTGAACGCACGCTGACCATGATTGTTGGCGCGCTGGCCCTCTGCATACTGGGCTACACCGCCGGTGAAATGAGCGTGGTGGCTGCCCGTCCAGTCTGGAACACCCTCGGCTTCCCAGTGGTGCTTATTTTGACAGCTCTGATGAGCGGTGCGGGTGCGACCTTGGCTATTGATAGCCTCAATGGTGAAAAGGGCGAGGGCCGTTACATGCTGGTGGTCACAGGCGCTGCAACACTGGTTGCCTTTGGCCTTTGGATGCTGACCGATGCCAGCCTTTCAACGCTGGCAGCAGACTACGCCCCTGTTGGCTTGCTCGGCGAGTTCATCATCGCAGGTGTTGTGGTGCCGGTGGCGCTGGCCGTGAGCGCAAAGACCTCCTTGCTGCTTCGTGGTGTGAGTGGAGCACTGGCCGTGTTCGGCGCATTGGCCTTCCGCTGGCCCACCTTCAACGGCGCGCAGCTCATGTCCAAAACCGAGACTGCATTTTACGGCCATGAAGCCGCTCTGTCTCAGGATGCTCTGCGTACGCTGGCCGGGTCCGCAGGCCTGCTGATCCTCAGCCTGATCTTTGTCACCCTTCTCATCAACCTGCTGGCCGTGCGTGCCAGCAAGCAAACTCAAGCCTAA
- a CDS encoding molybdopterin-dependent oxidoreductase codes for MTISRRGVLQGATALGAAGAAFWGFAETGKNFYQGVLGTAKAKGIAGGALPPEYKVDPATGEVILNPDQRVGYTMCMGCTSVCGIRVRVDKASGDILRATGNPYSPLSTNPHIPYDTPIKEAITGLSAYGEQGLAGRSTACGRGNAAIAKQNSKERILKPMKRVGERGSGQWKEISWDQLIEETVEGGDLFGEGPVEGLRAIRDLKTPLDPENPEYGPKANQLVVIPVFKNGRLMMAARFAKMAYGTRNFVGHRSYCGLSMRAGYAAMLDNLKKQPHLKPDYRHAKYMLFIGTAPGNAGNPYKLQGTLMGAARGRDGVKYAVVDPVLTNSQNHAFGKDNTWVPIRPGTDGALVMGMIRWIMENERYDAKFLAQPSGAAAKAAGEASWSNATHLVIDDPEHPKGGSFLRQGMVTADLDEDAQKAPMCLDAETGELSPAKGRPATLFHQGTVRLLDGSTVPVATSLSLLRREALRKTLAEYSTDCGVPEERIISLARDFTSVGKQAAADCHGGTMHTAGFYTAYAIVMLNALVGNLNAKGGTTAGGGRFKDVQKGPRYNLLAFPGKVKVKGVDAGRGGFAYEKTSEFKRLVAEGKNPYPAQAPWHSFTQPMGAQWLTSVLEGYPYKAKAVITWSSNPVYGVAGMENDIKEKIKDTKRLPLFIAIDPFINETSRFADYIVPDRVFYEAWGWASAWGGVPTKVSTARWPVVDCQTGKTPDGRHMDMDNFFIDVAKRMGLPGFGDKAIPDADGNLHPLHRSEDFWLRAGANVAFDGGAVPESDDADMAITGVDRIRADLESTLKPDEWRRVAYVYNRGGRYEDAAKTYKGESFARSYKKGIQVWNETVGMARNSMTGKKFVGCPTWQAPSLADGTKVDKAFPPDLWPFRVVSTKSQLRSSSTGGNPYLDDLKLSNAIAINTVDADQLSIKTGDWITVISPSNRISGQALVRQGIARGAIGIEHGYGHRELGARTHKIGNVILEGHSNRGLGTNSNDLGYTDPTSQRPVLLADPVVGSIARQALPARIEKMS; via the coding sequence ATGACTATTTCTCGCCGTGGTGTTCTTCAAGGCGCAACCGCCCTTGGCGCAGCTGGCGCTGCCTTCTGGGGCTTTGCTGAAACGGGTAAAAACTTCTATCAGGGCGTGCTGGGTACTGCGAAAGCAAAAGGCATTGCCGGGGGGGCTTTGCCACCGGAATACAAGGTAGACCCAGCCACCGGAGAGGTGATCCTCAATCCGGATCAACGGGTCGGCTACACAATGTGCATGGGCTGCACCAGCGTTTGCGGCATCCGTGTGCGGGTGGACAAAGCCTCTGGTGACATTCTACGCGCCACCGGCAACCCATACAGCCCACTCTCCACCAATCCGCATATTCCATATGACACGCCAATTAAAGAGGCGATCACTGGCCTGTCTGCCTATGGTGAGCAAGGCCTCGCCGGACGCTCCACCGCCTGCGGGCGCGGCAATGCCGCCATTGCCAAGCAAAACAGCAAGGAACGCATTCTCAAACCGATGAAACGCGTGGGAGAACGCGGCAGCGGCCAGTGGAAGGAAATTTCCTGGGACCAACTGATTGAGGAAACCGTAGAGGGCGGCGATCTGTTTGGTGAAGGCCCTGTAGAAGGTCTACGTGCCATCCGCGACCTGAAGACACCGCTTGATCCAGAAAACCCTGAGTACGGCCCAAAGGCCAACCAACTGGTGGTGATCCCGGTCTTCAAAAACGGTCGCCTGATGATGGCTGCTCGCTTCGCCAAAATGGCTTACGGCACCCGCAACTTTGTGGGGCACCGCTCTTACTGCGGCCTGTCCATGCGGGCTGGCTATGCAGCCATGCTGGACAACCTGAAGAAACAGCCACACCTGAAGCCAGACTATCGTCATGCCAAGTACATGCTGTTCATCGGCACGGCCCCCGGCAATGCAGGCAACCCCTACAAGCTGCAAGGCACGCTGATGGGCGCCGCCCGTGGGCGTGATGGGGTGAAGTACGCGGTGGTGGACCCTGTGCTCACCAACTCTCAAAACCATGCGTTTGGCAAAGACAACACATGGGTTCCTATCAGACCGGGCACCGATGGGGCGCTGGTGATGGGCATGATCCGCTGGATCATGGAAAACGAACGATACGACGCTAAGTTTCTGGCTCAACCGTCCGGCGCAGCAGCAAAGGCGGCAGGGGAGGCCAGTTGGTCCAATGCAACGCATCTGGTCATTGATGACCCCGAGCACCCCAAAGGCGGCTCCTTCCTGCGGCAAGGAATGGTGACTGCTGATCTGGACGAAGATGCTCAAAAGGCACCTATGTGCCTGGATGCGGAGACGGGAGAGCTCTCTCCTGCAAAGGGCCGCCCTGCCACACTGTTCCATCAGGGAACCGTGAGACTTCTGGATGGCTCAACTGTGCCCGTAGCCACCAGCCTAAGCTTGCTGCGCCGGGAGGCACTGCGCAAAACACTCGCCGAATACTCAACAGATTGCGGTGTGCCGGAAGAGCGTATCATCTCTTTGGCACGCGACTTCACCAGTGTTGGCAAACAGGCCGCAGCCGATTGCCACGGTGGCACCATGCACACCGCCGGGTTCTACACCGCCTACGCCATCGTCATGCTCAACGCCCTTGTGGGCAACCTCAACGCCAAAGGTGGCACCACTGCCGGTGGCGGTCGCTTCAAGGATGTACAAAAAGGCCCGCGCTATAACCTGCTCGCCTTCCCCGGTAAGGTGAAGGTGAAAGGCGTGGATGCAGGCCGCGGTGGCTTTGCCTATGAGAAAACCAGCGAGTTCAAGCGACTGGTTGCGGAGGGCAAGAACCCATACCCTGCACAAGCCCCATGGCATTCCTTCACCCAGCCCATGGGCGCGCAATGGCTCACCTCTGTGCTGGAAGGTTATCCTTACAAGGCCAAGGCGGTTATCACATGGTCTTCCAACCCGGTCTACGGTGTTGCGGGCATGGAAAACGACATCAAGGAGAAGATCAAAGACACCAAGCGCTTGCCGCTGTTTATCGCCATTGATCCCTTCATCAATGAGACATCACGCTTCGCCGATTACATCGTGCCGGACCGTGTGTTCTACGAGGCATGGGGCTGGGCCTCTGCGTGGGGTGGTGTGCCAACCAAAGTCTCCACGGCCCGCTGGCCGGTAGTAGATTGCCAGACTGGCAAAACACCGGATGGCCGCCATATGGACATGGACAACTTCTTCATCGACGTTGCCAAACGCATGGGCCTGCCGGGCTTTGGTGACAAAGCCATTCCGGATGCAGACGGCAACCTGCACCCGCTGCACCGCTCCGAGGACTTCTGGCTGCGTGCCGGTGCCAACGTGGCGTTTGATGGCGGTGCTGTGCCAGAAAGTGATGACGCCGACATGGCGATCACAGGCGTGGACCGCATCCGAGCGGACTTGGAAAGCACCTTGAAACCAGATGAATGGCGCCGAGTGGCCTACGTTTACAACCGTGGTGGCCGCTACGAAGATGCAGCGAAAACCTACAAGGGTGAGAGTTTCGCGCGGTCCTACAAAAAGGGCATTCAGGTCTGGAACGAGACTGTGGGCATGGCGCGCAACTCCATGACTGGCAAAAAGTTTGTTGGCTGCCCAACATGGCAGGCTCCAAGCTTAGCCGACGGCACAAAGGTGGACAAAGCCTTCCCGCCGGACCTATGGCCGTTCCGCGTTGTCAGCACCAAATCCCAACTGCGCTCTTCCAGCACCGGCGGCAATCCGTATCTGGATGATCTCAAGCTCTCCAACGCCATCGCTATAAACACGGTGGATGCGGACCAGCTCTCCATCAAAACCGGAGATTGGATTACCGTCATCTCTCCAAGCAACCGGATCAGCGGGCAAGCTCTGGTGCGTCAAGGCATTGCAAGGGGCGCGATTGGCATCGAGCACGGCTATGGCCACCGTGAGCTGGGCGCTCGCACTCACAAGATCGGAAATGTCATTCTGGAGGGCCATTCCAACCGGGGCCTCGGCACCAACAGCAATGATCTGGGTTACACCGATCCAACCAGTCAACGCCCGGTCCTGCTCGCCGATCCCGTCGTCGGCAGCATAGCCCGCCAGGCCCTCCCAGCCCGCATTGAAAAGATGAGCTAG
- a CDS encoding DUF1217 domain-containing protein produces MDTNLRFSMLNRDLPGAKERTAKDPEIAREIKYYEENFSKVETVDDLLNDYRLYNFMMKTMGLEDMAYAKGMVRKVLVEGTDDSGALANTLKDKRFKELAEAFPFNKDGTIKGKFDWESEGLDPRMVLWSNTPGEEVDDVDRLAEYFTLKMPRDVIFTTQILADPALYEVITVAFDVPEEIINGPKSERIDWFDENIDIEALKKPSELKDTIAKYRDNLEIREADRTKGIVEQYIQVSFEEGEGEQNEGVRLALNFQRTGGNITSAYEILGSPALYQVVRTVLGMSESMVGTDIDNQAAVINEKFDIKKFQDPEEVDKFVKKFVILYDAQNGIGTAPSVQLFASNPGVGIPENVLTAVNALKFGG; encoded by the coding sequence ATGGATACTAACCTTCGTTTCTCAATGCTCAATCGTGATTTGCCGGGCGCGAAAGAAAGAACGGCTAAAGATCCAGAAATTGCCCGTGAAATAAAGTACTACGAGGAAAACTTCAGCAAGGTTGAGACGGTTGATGACCTTCTCAACGATTACCGCCTCTATAACTTCATGATGAAAACCATGGGTTTGGAGGATATGGCCTATGCGAAGGGCATGGTTCGAAAAGTGCTGGTTGAAGGCACTGACGATTCAGGTGCTCTTGCGAACACGTTGAAAGATAAGCGCTTCAAAGAACTTGCAGAAGCATTTCCATTTAACAAAGATGGAACGATCAAAGGAAAGTTTGATTGGGAGAGTGAAGGTTTGGACCCGAGAATGGTGCTTTGGTCCAACACTCCGGGAGAAGAAGTTGATGATGTTGATCGGCTGGCTGAGTATTTTACGCTCAAAATGCCGAGGGATGTCATCTTCACCACACAGATTCTAGCTGATCCTGCCCTCTATGAAGTTATCACGGTCGCATTTGATGTTCCGGAAGAAATCATCAATGGTCCGAAGAGTGAGCGCATTGATTGGTTCGATGAGAACATCGATATTGAAGCGTTGAAGAAGCCATCTGAGCTGAAGGATACAATCGCAAAATACCGCGATAATCTGGAAATACGTGAAGCGGACAGAACTAAAGGTATTGTAGAGCAATATATCCAGGTTAGCTTTGAAGAAGGTGAAGGCGAGCAAAACGAAGGCGTCAGACTCGCACTCAACTTCCAAAGAACCGGCGGTAACATCACAAGCGCCTATGAAATTCTCGGCTCACCTGCGCTCTATCAGGTTGTTCGAACCGTACTTGGAATGTCCGAGTCTATGGTTGGCACCGACATCGACAATCAAGCTGCGGTGATCAACGAGAAGTTCGATATCAAGAAGTTTCAGGATCCTGAAGAAGTTGACAAGTTCGTCAAAAAGTTCGTCATCCTCTACGATGCACAAAATGGCATTGGCACTGCTCCATCCGTACAACTGTTCGCCAGCAATCCGGGTGTTGGAATTCCTGAGAATGTTCTTACAGCCGTGAATGCGCTGAAATTTGGCGGTTGA
- a CDS encoding glycosyltransferase, with the protein MPDSRALNEVGIVEISVVLPVHNCGKYLLPALQSIKYQSYPHFEVLMVNDHSSDGSEDVCADIASVDDRFKLLHSPHFGMAGALNFGISQASGVYIARMDGDDLCMPERFEKQIDFLKENPDISFLGTFADHINESGKTTGVFEYPEDDFEIKAQLDRGQNTFVHPSMMIRRKALVNLGGYREIFSICQDYDLWLRAQDRYSFANLPERLVAYRGFPDKRDLTNRFWKYFYITRLAEISVQQRRAGHRDPVDQMADEFDLEAVDERLVRERLMSARQDYYCNKKAFVDGKPLNSMDIEQIKAFLLNHKEKFNKKDLGQAFGLLFDQAMRIQDSESAEVLYKLQREISKSRHLKSLLTKPDKLVRYALRKRMEEA; encoded by the coding sequence TTGCCAGATTCCCGAGCACTCAATGAGGTTGGTATTGTGGAGATCAGTGTCGTTCTTCCGGTTCACAATTGCGGAAAGTATCTGCTGCCCGCATTGCAGAGCATAAAGTACCAGAGCTATCCGCATTTCGAAGTGCTCATGGTGAACGACCATTCCTCCGACGGGTCAGAGGATGTGTGCGCTGATATTGCGTCCGTTGATGACCGCTTCAAACTGCTGCACTCACCGCATTTTGGCATGGCGGGCGCCCTAAACTTCGGTATCTCACAGGCCAGCGGCGTTTACATCGCCCGCATGGATGGCGATGACCTGTGCATGCCCGAACGCTTTGAAAAGCAAATTGATTTTCTGAAAGAAAACCCGGACATATCCTTCCTCGGGACCTTCGCAGACCACATCAATGAAAGCGGCAAGACCACAGGCGTCTTTGAGTACCCCGAAGACGACTTCGAGATCAAAGCGCAGCTGGACCGTGGACAGAACACCTTTGTACATCCCTCCATGATGATCCGCCGCAAAGCTCTGGTTAATCTCGGAGGGTATCGGGAGATCTTCAGCATCTGTCAGGATTATGACCTCTGGCTGCGCGCGCAAGACAGATACTCCTTCGCCAACCTGCCAGAACGGCTTGTGGCCTATCGCGGTTTCCCGGATAAACGCGACCTGACCAATCGGTTCTGGAAGTACTTTTACATCACCCGGCTGGCGGAAATCAGCGTGCAGCAACGCCGCGCCGGACATCGCGACCCGGTTGACCAGATGGCCGATGAGTTTGATCTGGAAGCTGTCGACGAGCGACTGGTAAGAGAGCGGCTGATGTCAGCGCGGCAGGATTACTACTGCAACAAAAAGGCCTTCGTGGACGGAAAGCCGCTGAACTCCATGGACATAGAGCAGATCAAAGCCTTCCTGCTCAACCACAAGGAAAAGTTCAACAAAAAGGACCTGGGCCAGGCCTTCGGTCTCCTCTTCGACCAAGCCATGCGCATCCAGGACTCCGAAAGCGCCGAGGTCCTCTACAAACTCCAACGCGAAATCTCAAAAAGCCGCCACCTAAAATCCCTCCTCACCAAACCTGACAAACTCGTCAGATATGCATTGAGAAAACGGATGGAAGAGGCGTAG
- a CDS encoding serine hydrolase, which yields MRTLKEMFLDPILSVKGALENLSPAKRITPEMIELRNTSDADLLFKVWNGNGEDLSMFTDGFLSLVGKEGLRRSLEDALAAYGSTQEISKKTQKNAFLVKTTHFNVTVLLERERSGKIKGLFIKPALYLVESLEDCLSRMQEVASSCSLLIRKDGVEFFSKDADKPLAIGPAYKLFVMQELMRRVKSGELKWNQKVRLERDLESHPESNLYAKMKGGLVTLQAVAQHMMAASDNSAADVILNLIGTKPLETCEERTPFLTSRQFYQLKADRKLAEKYGQADAAQRQKILEKIEERPLPAIEDVADPYLTGVEWYASAEELCDVIADIADDKAMQFNPGLAEKTDWQRIAFKAGSEIGVLNFTYDLKGLNSTHWQVALTWNHEDILPEGTLLGLTNALLQELKKL from the coding sequence ATGCGCACCTTAAAAGAGATGTTTCTTGATCCAATCCTGAGCGTAAAGGGCGCGCTGGAGAACCTTTCTCCGGCCAAACGCATCACGCCGGAAATGATCGAGCTGCGCAACACCTCTGATGCGGATCTGCTCTTCAAGGTCTGGAATGGGAATGGCGAAGACCTTTCCATGTTCACGGATGGGTTCTTGTCGTTGGTTGGGAAGGAGGGATTGCGCCGGTCTCTGGAGGACGCGTTGGCGGCTTACGGATCAACGCAGGAAATCAGCAAAAAAACGCAAAAAAACGCATTTCTCGTCAAAACAACGCACTTTAATGTAACGGTGCTGCTGGAACGGGAAAGATCAGGCAAAATCAAAGGCTTGTTTATCAAACCAGCGCTGTATCTGGTCGAGAGCCTGGAAGATTGCCTGTCGCGTATGCAGGAGGTGGCGTCCTCATGCAGTCTGTTGATCCGGAAAGATGGCGTAGAATTTTTCAGCAAAGATGCTGACAAGCCGCTCGCGATTGGCCCTGCCTACAAACTGTTTGTGATGCAGGAACTGATGCGCCGTGTGAAAAGCGGCGAGCTGAAGTGGAACCAGAAGGTTCGGCTGGAAAGAGATCTGGAATCTCATCCGGAGAGCAACCTTTACGCCAAGATGAAAGGCGGGTTGGTTACTTTGCAGGCGGTGGCCCAGCACATGATGGCGGCATCAGACAACTCGGCTGCAGATGTTATTCTCAATCTCATTGGCACTAAGCCTTTGGAAACATGCGAGGAACGGACACCCTTCCTGACATCGCGCCAGTTCTATCAGCTCAAGGCAGACCGCAAGCTGGCGGAAAAGTATGGGCAGGCAGATGCGGCGCAGCGGCAGAAAATTCTGGAGAAAATCGAGGAACGCCCGCTACCTGCAATTGAGGATGTAGCAGACCCATATCTGACAGGCGTGGAGTGGTATGCAAGTGCTGAAGAACTGTGCGATGTGATTGCTGATATCGCGGATGACAAGGCCATGCAGTTCAACCCGGGCCTTGCGGAAAAAACGGATTGGCAACGTATCGCTTTCAAGGCGGGAAGTGAGATCGGTGTGCTCAATTTCACATATGATCTCAAAGGCTTGAATAGTACACACTGGCAGGTGGCACTGACATGGAACCACGAGGATATCCTGCCGGAAGGTACGCTGCTTGGGCTCACCAACGCGCTGCTTCAGGAGCTAAAAAAGCTATAA
- a CDS encoding VOC family protein — MTILSLQHFNLPIAPGGDKLAREFYVDLLGFEEVERPESIRHRPGGWFSVGSINLHLSVQDPFVANKVGHPAFVVDDIIKLAQRLRDADYEVSDDATFIGYIRKTTHDPFGNRIELMQPEDMVQHKL; from the coding sequence ATGACAATCCTCAGTTTGCAACACTTCAATCTTCCCATCGCGCCCGGGGGGGATAAACTTGCCCGAGAATTTTACGTGGATCTGTTGGGTTTTGAAGAAGTTGAGCGACCTGAGAGTATCCGGCACCGGCCAGGTGGTTGGTTTTCAGTGGGTTCCATCAATCTGCACCTGAGCGTGCAAGACCCGTTTGTGGCCAATAAGGTGGGTCATCCGGCCTTTGTGGTGGATGATATCATCAAGCTGGCACAGCGCCTGCGTGACGCGGACTATGAGGTCTCCGACGATGCAACGTTCATCGGTTACATCAGAAAAACCACCCATGACCCCTTTGGCAACCGCATTGAGTTGATGCAGCCAGAGGATATGGTGCAGCACAAATTATAG
- a CDS encoding VOC family protein, translated as MGIIALDHVQMTMPVGEEDAARTFFINLLGFAEVEKPESLQGRGGAWFTAGAVNLHVGVEDPFTPSKKGHPAFLLDNLQETVDRLAAAGAVLKDDKPLPGYIRKFTEDPFGNRIELMQKTA; from the coding sequence ATGGGTATTATTGCACTCGATCACGTTCAGATGACCATGCCAGTTGGCGAGGAGGACGCTGCACGCACCTTCTTCATCAACCTGCTCGGCTTTGCCGAAGTGGAAAAACCTGAGTCTTTACAAGGCCGTGGCGGTGCATGGTTTACAGCCGGTGCCGTTAACCTGCATGTGGGCGTGGAAGATCCATTCACCCCAAGCAAGAAGGGCCACCCTGCATTCCTGTTGGACAACCTGCAGGAAACCGTTGATCGTCTGGCTGCTGCTGGCGCTGTTTTGAAAGACGACAAACCGCTGCCGGGTTACATTCGCAAGTTCACCGAGGATCCGTTCGGCAACCGTATTGAGCTGATGCAGAAGACGGCCTAA
- a CDS encoding enoyl-CoA hydratase-related protein: MAQETLLKEQFDGVLRLTLNRPDKLNALTPEMRQELLTALKDAHDMPEVRTVILTGSGRAFCTGQDLNDILPDSAGEKPDLGDVLTQHYSPIIHAIRQMEKPVLCAVNGVATGAGAGLAFACDMVFAAKSAKFIHAFSRLGLVPGVGASFHLPRMVGEVRAKGLMLTGMPLTAERAADWGLIWEAIADDQLQGEVLDIATGLAKGPTSAYAMTKHLIHASADSTLEDQLVREAEMQRRAGNSENHTEGLNAFLEKRSPVFK, from the coding sequence ATGGCGCAGGAAACCCTTTTAAAAGAACAGTTTGACGGTGTTTTAAGGCTGACCCTGAATCGCCCGGATAAACTCAATGCCCTCACCCCAGAGATGCGTCAGGAACTGCTCACCGCACTGAAAGATGCTCATGATATGCCCGAGGTGCGCACCGTTATCCTCACCGGCTCAGGCCGCGCATTCTGCACCGGACAGGACCTCAACGACATCCTGCCGGACAGCGCTGGTGAGAAGCCGGATCTGGGAGATGTTCTGACCCAGCATTACAGCCCGATCATTCATGCGATCCGCCAGATGGAGAAGCCGGTTCTGTGTGCAGTCAACGGTGTAGCGACGGGTGCAGGTGCGGGTCTTGCCTTCGCCTGCGACATGGTTTTTGCCGCCAAAAGCGCTAAATTCATTCACGCATTCAGTCGGTTAGGCCTCGTGCCAGGAGTAGGCGCCTCCTTCCATCTACCGCGTATGGTTGGTGAGGTACGTGCCAAGGGCCTAATGCTCACCGGCATGCCGCTCACGGCAGAGCGGGCTGCGGATTGGGGGTTGATCTGGGAAGCCATTGCAGATGACCAACTTCAGGGTGAGGTACTAGATATTGCAACCGGACTTGCAAAAGGCCCAACATCGGCGTATGCAATGACCAAACACCTCATTCATGCATCTGCTGATAGCACGCTGGAAGACCAGTTGGTCCGCGAAGCGGAGATGCAGCGTCGGGCTGGAAATTCGGAAAATCACACCGAAGGCCTGAACGCATTCCTTGAAAAACGTTCACCCGTTTTCAAATAG
- a CDS encoding transporter substrate-binding domain-containing protein, producing MNIIKSIASIGSIVGVSLLAVSQPVFSGEVMDRVMETKVIRVATNSGYPPASYLNADGVFEGYDIDVSKEVAKRMGAKAEFLNPAWEAITSGKWGGRWEMSIGSMTPTPARAKVLDFPAVYYYTPAAFYVHKDSSYETLSELNGKRIGASTGSTFEYYLQHELELDPAYSPAFEFAVTPGEVRTYEADSNVLDDLRLGDGKRLDAGITSVPTILEAIKANYPIRILGEAVFFEPLAVVTSRDDPEFSKKVGEIIEEMRADGTLVELSKKWFGADLVTTSH from the coding sequence ATGAATATTATTAAGTCAATCGCGAGTATTGGTTCCATCGTTGGAGTTTCATTGCTGGCAGTATCTCAGCCGGTTTTCTCAGGTGAAGTGATGGACCGCGTCATGGAAACCAAGGTGATCCGTGTCGCAACCAACTCCGGCTATCCGCCTGCATCCTATCTCAACGCGGATGGGGTGTTTGAAGGCTACGACATTGATGTGTCTAAGGAAGTCGCCAAACGTATGGGCGCGAAAGCTGAGTTTCTGAATCCGGCGTGGGAAGCAATCACCTCCGGCAAGTGGGGCGGACGCTGGGAGATGTCCATCGGCTCCATGACGCCAACACCCGCACGCGCAAAAGTGCTCGATTTTCCAGCTGTTTACTACTACACGCCAGCAGCGTTTTACGTCCACAAAGACTCGTCCTACGAGACGCTGTCTGAGCTGAACGGCAAGCGTATTGGCGCCAGCACCGGTTCAACCTTTGAGTACTACCTGCAGCATGAACTGGAACTAGATCCGGCTTACTCGCCAGCCTTTGAGTTTGCAGTGACACCGGGCGAAGTCCGCACATATGAAGCAGATTCTAACGTTCTGGATGACCTGCGCTTGGGCGATGGCAAACGACTGGATGCCGGAATTACTTCGGTTCCGACCATTCTGGAGGCGATCAAAGCGAACTATCCGATCCGTATTTTGGGTGAAGCTGTTTTCTTTGAGCCGCTGGCTGTTGTGACGTCTCGCGATGATCCTGAGTTCTCCAAGAAAGTTGGCGAAATCATTGAAGAAATGCGGGCAGATGGCACGCTGGTGGAGCTGTCCAAGAAGTGGTTTGGCGCTGATCTTGTGACTACGTCGCACTGA